The following proteins come from a genomic window of Miscanthus floridulus cultivar M001 chromosome 2, ASM1932011v1, whole genome shotgun sequence:
- the LOC136537582 gene encoding conserved oligomeric Golgi complex subunit 2-like: MADLAATAATPPPAMDLFGEPIEAHPPWFKPDAFLRAGFDPDAYVAELRSYVPLESLAAELRAHLAALRAELVGLINRDYADFVGLSARLKGVDAAAARMRAPLADLRDKVAAFRAGASAALAALRAGLEQRAAATAARELLELLLDTSHVVSKVEKLIKELPTAPSDSLNAEVPNNDTGTPNGEAGTGVRETQSILLERIASEMNRLKFYISHAQNLPFIENMEKRVQGATKLLDGSLERCFVDGLEHRDAKVIYNCLRAYAAIDNTSSAEELFRTTVVSPLIQKIVPQNYVRAVAGESSDELEDDYRHIKECVEEDCKFILEISSSENSGLHVFDFLGNSILKEVLSAIQKGKPGAFSPGKPKEFLRNYKASLGFLDFLEGYCLSKSAVTKFRSEPAYTDFMRQWNVGVYFSLRFQEIAGGLDSTLTNTFSPTGSNEAQGKPLLLKQSIKLLESLESCWSDEVLLFSHCDKFLRLSLQLISRYTTWLSSGLSARKASDGSPNSPADAEWALSIPIEDFIYIMHDVHAVIDELSESGSFIGHVNQLLGSCPIEVLNLVKQCILQAVEPLKGVLPAIMNVMIGIIVKKSNEDLKHLKGITATYRMTSKLPVRHSPYVSGILHPLKVFLEGERIHYLSEDDKTKLCRGSTDNITAIYYDLVSEVVTVARKTESSLQRLRQGAQRRVGASTDASDNIISDTDKICMQLFLDIQEYARNLRAIGIDAREIDSYRALWQCVAPKDKQENIQF; the protein is encoded by the exons ATGGCGGATCTCGCCGCCACTGCGGCGACCCCTCCCCCGGCCATGGACCTCTTCGGGGAGCCGATCGAGGCGCACCCTCCCTGGTTCAAGCCCGACGCCTTCCTCCGCGCGGGCTTCGACCCGGACGCCTACGTCGCCGAGCTCCGCTCCTACGTCCCGCTCGAGAGCCTCGCCGCCGAGCTCCGCGCCCACCTCGCCGCGCTCCGCGCCGAGCTCGTCGGCCTCATCAACCGCGACTACGCCGACTTCGTCGGACTCAGCGCGCGCCTCAAGGgcgtcgacgccgccgccgcaagGATGCGGGCCCCGCTCGCCGACCTCAGGGACAAGGTCGCCGCCTTCCGCGCCGGCGCCTCCGCCGCGCTCGCCGCGCTACGGGCGGGACTCGAGCAgcgggccgccgccaccgccgcgcgcGAGCTGCTGGAGCTACTGCTCGACACCTCACACGTCGTCTCCAAG GTTGAGAAATTGATCAAGGAACTACCAACTGCACCATCAGATTCATTGAATGCTGAAGTTCCTAACAATGACACTGGAACGCCAAATGGGGAGGCTGGGACAGGTGTCAGAGAAACACAAAGCATTCTCTTAGAAAGAATTGCCAGCGAGATGAACCGGCTTAAATTCTACATCAGTCATGCACAG AACCTCCCTTTTATTGAGAACATGGAGAAGAGGGTCCAAGGTGCTACGAAACTGCTTGATGGTAGTTTGGAGCGCTGCTTTGTGGATGGTCTGGAACACCGTGATGCTAAAGTTATATACAACTGTTTGCGTGCTTATGCTGCAATTGATAATACATCATCAGCCGAAGAGCTTTTCCGTACAACAGTGGTGTCTCCATTGATTCAGAAAATAGTCCCTCAAAATTATGTGAGGGCTGTTGCTGGGGAATCATCTGATGAACTGGAAGATGATTATCGACATATAAAAGAATGTGTAGAAGAAGATTGCAAATTTATATTGGAAATATCTTCATCTG AAAACTCTGGATTGCATGTTTTTGATTTTTTGGGTAATTCAATACTCAAAGAAGTCCTTTCTGCAATCCAGAAAGGCAAGCCTGGGGCCTTTTCTCCTGGAAAGCCTAAAGAATTCTTGAGGAACTACAAAGCAAGTTTAGGATTTCTTGATTTTCTTGAAG GTTACTGCCTCTCCAAGTCTGCTGTAACAAAGTTCCGCTCTGAGCCTGCTTACACAGATTTCATGCGGCAATGGAATGTTGGTGTCTACTTTTCATTGCG ATTTCAGGAAATTGCGGGTGGCCTTGATTCTACTCTTACAAACACCTTTAGTCCTACTGGATCGAATGAGGCTCAAGGGAAGCCATTGCTCTTGAAGCAAAGTATTAAGCTCTTAGAAAGTTTGGAGTCATGTTGGAGTGATGAGGTTCTTTTATTCTCGCACTGTGATAAATTCCTTCGTTTGTCCTTGCAGCTTATTTCAAG GTATACAACATGGCTTTCATCTGGTTTATCTGCACGTAAAGCTTCTGATGGGAGCCCAAATTCACCTGCAGATGCTGAATGGGCGCTGTCTATACCTATAGAAGATTTCATATAT ATAATGCATGATGTGCATGCTGTAATTGATGAGCTTTCAGAATCAGGCAGCTTTATTGGACATGTGAATCAGTTGCTAGGATCATGCCCCATTGAAGTACTTAACCTTGTGAAACAATGTATACTGCAAGCTGTCGAACCTTTAAAGGGGGTGTTACCTGCAATAATGAATGTCATGATTGGAATCATAGTTAAGAAGTCTAATGAG GACCTGAAGCACCTGAAAGGAATAACAGCGACATATAGGATGACGAGTAAGCTTCCAGTGAGGCATTCTCCATATGTATCAGGAATTTTACATCCACTGAAG GTGTTTCTTGAAGGGGAGCGTATACACTATCTATCAGAAGATGATAAAACTAAGTTGTGTCGAGGGTCTACTGATAATATTACTGCAATTTACTATGACTTGGTCTCTGAAGTTGTCACTGTG GCAAGGAAAACCGAGTCTTCATTGCAAAGACTGCGCCAAGGTGCACAAAGGCGAGTAGGAGCTAGTACAGATGCCTCAGATAACATCATATCTGATACAGACAAGATCTGTATGCAGCTATTTCTTGATATTCAG GAGTATGCACGAAACCTTCGTGCGATAGGAATAGATGCAAGAGAAATTGATTCCTACAGAGCTCTATGGCAGTGTGTTGCCCCAAAAGACAAACAAGAGAACATTCAGTTTTGA